The following proteins are co-located in the Heteronotia binoei isolate CCM8104 ecotype False Entrance Well chromosome 8, APGP_CSIRO_Hbin_v1, whole genome shotgun sequence genome:
- the ATP5F1C gene encoding ATP synthase subunit gamma, mitochondrial isoform X1 produces MLSRGAVVAGGALLLQPQWVQVRNMATLKDINRRLKSIRNIQKITKSMKMVAAAKYSKAERELKPARVYGVGALALYEKAEIKVAEDKKKHLLIGVSSDRGLCGAIHSSVAKHIKSQISTLTSAGKEVMVIGVGDKLRGLLQRTHSSNFLLNFKEVGRKPPTFGDASIITLGLLNSGYEFDEGSVIYNRFRSVISYKTDEKPIYSLETVSGAESISIYDDVDADVLRNYQEFTLVNIIFYSLKEASTSEQSARMTAMDNASKNASEMIDKLTLTLNRTRQAVITKELIEIISGAAAL; encoded by the exons ATGCTGTCCCGAGGAGCAGTCGTGGCCGGCGGCGCCCTGCTCTTGCAGCCGCAATG GGTCCAAGTTAGGAATATGGCAACTTTGAAAGACA TTAACAGGCGGCTGAAGTCTATCAGGAACATCCAGAAGATCACCAAGTCCATGAAGATGGTGGCCGCGGCAAAATATTCCAAGGCGGAGCGCGAGTTGAAGCCGGCAAGAGTTTACGGAGTGGGGGCATTGG CACTCTATGAGAAGGCAGAAATCAAGGTGGCCGAAGATAAGAAGAAGCATCTTCTCATTGGGGTGTCCTCTGACCGTGGGCTTTGTGGTGCTATTCACAGTTCGGTGGCTAAACACATCAAGAGTCAGATCTCGACCCTTACGAGCGCAGGCAAAGAAGTCATGGTGATCGGAGTGGGTGACAAGCTGAGAGGCCTGCTCCAAAG GACACACAGCAGTAACTTCTTGTTGAACTTCAAAGAAGTCGGAAGGAAGCCCCCCACTTTCGGAGACGCTTCCATCATCACCCTTGGTCTGCTAAACTCAGGATACGAGTTTGACGAGGGATCGGTCATCTACAACCGGTTCAG GTCTGTTATCTCTTACAAGACAGATGAGAAACCCATCTATTCCCTCGAGACGGTTTCAGGTGCCG AAAGCATCAGCATCTACGATGACGTCGATGCCGACGTCCTGAGGAACTACCAGGAATTCACGCTGGTTAACATCATCTTCTACTCTTTGAAGGAGGCCAGCACCAGCGAGCAGAGCGCTAGGATGACCGCCATGGACAACGCCAGCAAAAACGCTT CTGAGATGATTGACAAGCTGACCCTGACGTTGAATCGCACTCGCCAGGCTGTCATCACCAAGGAGCTGATTGAGATCATTTCCGGCGCTGCCGCTCT GTAA
- the ATP5F1C gene encoding ATP synthase subunit gamma, mitochondrial isoform X2: MLSRGAVVAGGALLLQPQWVQVRNMATLKDINRRLKSIRNIQKITKSMKMVAAAKYSKAERELKPARVYGVGALALYEKAEIKVAEDKKKHLLIGVSSDRGLCGAIHSSVAKHIKSQISTLTSAGKEVMVIGVGDKLRGLLQRTHSSNFLLNFKEVGRKPPTFGDASIITLGLLNSGYEFDEGSVIYNRFRSVISYKTDEKPIYSLETVSGAESISIYDDVDADVLRNYQEFTLVNIIFYSLKEASTSEQSARMTAMDNASKNASEMIDKLTLTLNRTRQAVITKELIEIISGAAAL; this comes from the exons ATGCTGTCCCGAGGAGCAGTCGTGGCCGGCGGCGCCCTGCTCTTGCAGCCGCAATG GGTCCAAGTTAGGAATATGGCAACTTTGAAAGACA TTAACAGGCGGCTGAAGTCTATCAGGAACATCCAGAAGATCACCAAGTCCATGAAGATGGTGGCCGCGGCAAAATATTCCAAGGCGGAGCGCGAGTTGAAGCCGGCAAGAGTTTACGGAGTGGGGGCATTGG CACTCTATGAGAAGGCAGAAATCAAGGTGGCCGAAGATAAGAAGAAGCATCTTCTCATTGGGGTGTCCTCTGACCGTGGGCTTTGTGGTGCTATTCACAGTTCGGTGGCTAAACACATCAAGAGTCAGATCTCGACCCTTACGAGCGCAGGCAAAGAAGTCATGGTGATCGGAGTGGGTGACAAGCTGAGAGGCCTGCTCCAAAG GACACACAGCAGTAACTTCTTGTTGAACTTCAAAGAAGTCGGAAGGAAGCCCCCCACTTTCGGAGACGCTTCCATCATCACCCTTGGTCTGCTAAACTCAGGATACGAGTTTGACGAGGGATCGGTCATCTACAACCGGTTCAG GTCTGTTATCTCTTACAAGACAGATGAGAAACCCATCTATTCCCTCGAGACGGTTTCAGGTGCCG AAAGCATCAGCATCTACGATGACGTCGATGCCGACGTCCTGAGGAACTACCAGGAATTCACGCTGGTTAACATCATCTTCTACTCTTTGAAGGAGGCCAGCACCAGCGAGCAGAGCGCTAGGATGACCGCCATGGACAACGCCAGCAAAAACGCTT CTGAGATGATTGACAAGCTGACCCTGACGTTGAATCGCACTCGCCAGGCTGTCATCACCAAGGAGCTGATTGAGATCATTTCCGGCGCTGCCGCTCTGTAA